From Saccopteryx leptura isolate mSacLep1 chromosome 3, mSacLep1_pri_phased_curated, whole genome shotgun sequence, one genomic window encodes:
- the CA14 gene encoding carbonic anhydrase 14 isoform X2, protein MMFFQILLEVIWILAVFGGQHWTYEGPHGQHHWSASYPECGSNAQSPINIQTDSVIFDPELPPLQPHGYEQPGTKPLELHNNGHTVQLSLPPTMYLEGLPQKYVAAQLHLHWGQKGSPRGSEHQINSQATAAELHIVHYDSDSYNSLSEAAQRPQGLAVLGILIEVGETKNPAYEHILSHLHEIRYKDQYTSVPPFNVRELLPPVLAHYFHYNGSLTTPPCYQSVLWTVFSRRAQISMDQLEKLQETLFSTEKEPSTLLVQNYRAPQPLNQRMVFASFIQESLYTTGEMLSLGVGILAGCLCLLLAVYFIARKIRKKMSGNRKSVVFTSAQVTEA, encoded by the exons GTCAACACTGGACATATGAGG GTCCACATGGTCAACACCATTGGTCAGCCTCTTACCCTGAGTGTGGAAGCAATGCCCAATCCCCCATCAATATCCAAACAGACAGTGTGATTTTTGACCCAGAGTTGCCCCCTCTGCAGCCCCACGGATATGAGCAGCCTGGCACCAAGCCTTTGGAGCTGCACAATAATGGCCACACAG TGCAGCTCTCTCTACCCCCCACCATGTATCTGGAGGGGCTTCCCCAGAAATATGTAGCTGCCCAGCTCCACCTCCACTGGGGTCAGAAAGGATCCCCGAGGGGGTCAGAGCACCAGATCAACAGTCAAGCCACAGCTGCAGAG CTCCACATCGTACATTATGATTCAGATTCCTATAACAGCTTGAGTGAGGCTGCCCAGAGGCCTCAGGGCCTGGCTGTCTTGGGCATCCTCATTGAG GTGGGTGAGACTAAGAATCCAGCTTATGAACACATTCTGAGTCATTTGCATGAAATCAGGTATAAAG ATCAGTACACCTCAGTGCCCCCCTTCAACGTGAGAGAGCTGCTCCCCCCAGTGCTGGCACATTACTTCCACTACAATGGCTCACTCACCACGCCCCCCTGCTACCAGAGTGTTCTCTGGACAGTCTTCAGCCGAAGGGCCCAGATTTCAATGGATCAG CTGGAAAAGCTTCAGGAGACACTGTTCTCTACAGAGAAGGAACCCTCTACACTCCTGGTACAGAACTACCGAGCCCCACAGCCTCTCAATCAACGGATGGTCTTTGCTTCTTTCATCCAAG AATCCTTGTACACCACAG gtGAAATGCTGAGCCTAGGAGTAGGAATCTTGGCTGGCTGCCTCTGCCTTCTGCTGGCTGTTTATTTCATTGCTAGGAAGATTCG GAAGAAGATGTCGGGTAACCGGAAGAGTGTGGTCTTCACCTCAGCACAAGTCACTGAGGCATAG
- the CA14 gene encoding carbonic anhydrase 14 isoform X4: MMFFQILLEVIWILAVFGGQHWTYEVQLSLPPTMYLEGLPQKYVAAQLHLHWGQKGSPRGSEHQINSQATAAELHIVHYDSDSYNSLSEAAQRPQGLAVLGILIEVGETKNPAYEHILSHLHEIRYKDQYTSVPPFNVRELLPPVLAHYFHYNGSLTTPPCYQSVLWTVFSRRAQISMDQLEKLQETLFSTEKEPSTLLVQNYRAPQPLNQRMVFASFIQAESLYTTGEMLSLGVGILAGCLCLLLAVYFIARKIRKKMSGNRKSVVFTSAQVTEA, from the exons GTCAACACTGGACATATGAGG TGCAGCTCTCTCTACCCCCCACCATGTATCTGGAGGGGCTTCCCCAGAAATATGTAGCTGCCCAGCTCCACCTCCACTGGGGTCAGAAAGGATCCCCGAGGGGGTCAGAGCACCAGATCAACAGTCAAGCCACAGCTGCAGAG CTCCACATCGTACATTATGATTCAGATTCCTATAACAGCTTGAGTGAGGCTGCCCAGAGGCCTCAGGGCCTGGCTGTCTTGGGCATCCTCATTGAG GTGGGTGAGACTAAGAATCCAGCTTATGAACACATTCTGAGTCATTTGCATGAAATCAGGTATAAAG ATCAGTACACCTCAGTGCCCCCCTTCAACGTGAGAGAGCTGCTCCCCCCAGTGCTGGCACATTACTTCCACTACAATGGCTCACTCACCACGCCCCCCTGCTACCAGAGTGTTCTCTGGACAGTCTTCAGCCGAAGGGCCCAGATTTCAATGGATCAG CTGGAAAAGCTTCAGGAGACACTGTTCTCTACAGAGAAGGAACCCTCTACACTCCTGGTACAGAACTACCGAGCCCCACAGCCTCTCAATCAACGGATGGTCTTTGCTTCTTTCATCCAAG CAGAATCCTTGTACACCACAG gtGAAATGCTGAGCCTAGGAGTAGGAATCTTGGCTGGCTGCCTCTGCCTTCTGCTGGCTGTTTATTTCATTGCTAGGAAGATTCG GAAGAAGATGTCGGGTAACCGGAAGAGTGTGGTCTTCACCTCAGCACAAGTCACTGAGGCATAG
- the CA14 gene encoding carbonic anhydrase 14 isoform X1 translates to MMFFQILLEVIWILAVFGGQHWTYEGPHGQHHWSASYPECGSNAQSPINIQTDSVIFDPELPPLQPHGYEQPGTKPLELHNNGHTVQLSLPPTMYLEGLPQKYVAAQLHLHWGQKGSPRGSEHQINSQATAAELHIVHYDSDSYNSLSEAAQRPQGLAVLGILIEVGETKNPAYEHILSHLHEIRYKDQYTSVPPFNVRELLPPVLAHYFHYNGSLTTPPCYQSVLWTVFSRRAQISMDQLEKLQETLFSTEKEPSTLLVQNYRAPQPLNQRMVFASFIQAESLYTTGEMLSLGVGILAGCLCLLLAVYFIARKIRKKMSGNRKSVVFTSAQVTEA, encoded by the exons GTCAACACTGGACATATGAGG GTCCACATGGTCAACACCATTGGTCAGCCTCTTACCCTGAGTGTGGAAGCAATGCCCAATCCCCCATCAATATCCAAACAGACAGTGTGATTTTTGACCCAGAGTTGCCCCCTCTGCAGCCCCACGGATATGAGCAGCCTGGCACCAAGCCTTTGGAGCTGCACAATAATGGCCACACAG TGCAGCTCTCTCTACCCCCCACCATGTATCTGGAGGGGCTTCCCCAGAAATATGTAGCTGCCCAGCTCCACCTCCACTGGGGTCAGAAAGGATCCCCGAGGGGGTCAGAGCACCAGATCAACAGTCAAGCCACAGCTGCAGAG CTCCACATCGTACATTATGATTCAGATTCCTATAACAGCTTGAGTGAGGCTGCCCAGAGGCCTCAGGGCCTGGCTGTCTTGGGCATCCTCATTGAG GTGGGTGAGACTAAGAATCCAGCTTATGAACACATTCTGAGTCATTTGCATGAAATCAGGTATAAAG ATCAGTACACCTCAGTGCCCCCCTTCAACGTGAGAGAGCTGCTCCCCCCAGTGCTGGCACATTACTTCCACTACAATGGCTCACTCACCACGCCCCCCTGCTACCAGAGTGTTCTCTGGACAGTCTTCAGCCGAAGGGCCCAGATTTCAATGGATCAG CTGGAAAAGCTTCAGGAGACACTGTTCTCTACAGAGAAGGAACCCTCTACACTCCTGGTACAGAACTACCGAGCCCCACAGCCTCTCAATCAACGGATGGTCTTTGCTTCTTTCATCCAAG CAGAATCCTTGTACACCACAG gtGAAATGCTGAGCCTAGGAGTAGGAATCTTGGCTGGCTGCCTCTGCCTTCTGCTGGCTGTTTATTTCATTGCTAGGAAGATTCG GAAGAAGATGTCGGGTAACCGGAAGAGTGTGGTCTTCACCTCAGCACAAGTCACTGAGGCATAG
- the CA14 gene encoding carbonic anhydrase 14 isoform X6, which yields MMFFQILLEVIWILAVFGGQHWTYEGPHGQHHWSASYPECGSNAQSPINIQTDSVIFDPELPPLQPHGYEQPGTKPLELHNNGHTVQLSLPPTMYLEGLPQKYVAAQLHLHWGQKGSPRGSEHQINSQATAAELHIVHYDSDSYNSLSEAAQRPQGLAVLGILIEVGETKNPAYEHILSHLHEIRYKEKEPSTLLVQNYRAPQPLNQRMVFASFIQAESLYTTGEMLSLGVGILAGCLCLLLAVYFIARKIRKKMSGNRKSVVFTSAQVTEA from the exons GTCAACACTGGACATATGAGG GTCCACATGGTCAACACCATTGGTCAGCCTCTTACCCTGAGTGTGGAAGCAATGCCCAATCCCCCATCAATATCCAAACAGACAGTGTGATTTTTGACCCAGAGTTGCCCCCTCTGCAGCCCCACGGATATGAGCAGCCTGGCACCAAGCCTTTGGAGCTGCACAATAATGGCCACACAG TGCAGCTCTCTCTACCCCCCACCATGTATCTGGAGGGGCTTCCCCAGAAATATGTAGCTGCCCAGCTCCACCTCCACTGGGGTCAGAAAGGATCCCCGAGGGGGTCAGAGCACCAGATCAACAGTCAAGCCACAGCTGCAGAG CTCCACATCGTACATTATGATTCAGATTCCTATAACAGCTTGAGTGAGGCTGCCCAGAGGCCTCAGGGCCTGGCTGTCTTGGGCATCCTCATTGAG GTGGGTGAGACTAAGAATCCAGCTTATGAACACATTCTGAGTCATTTGCATGAAATCAGGTATAAAG AGAAGGAACCCTCTACACTCCTGGTACAGAACTACCGAGCCCCACAGCCTCTCAATCAACGGATGGTCTTTGCTTCTTTCATCCAAG CAGAATCCTTGTACACCACAG gtGAAATGCTGAGCCTAGGAGTAGGAATCTTGGCTGGCTGCCTCTGCCTTCTGCTGGCTGTTTATTTCATTGCTAGGAAGATTCG GAAGAAGATGTCGGGTAACCGGAAGAGTGTGGTCTTCACCTCAGCACAAGTCACTGAGGCATAG
- the CA14 gene encoding carbonic anhydrase 14 isoform X5 → MRPHGYEQPGTKPLELHNNGHTVQLSLPPTMYLEGLPQKYVAAQLHLHWGQKGSPRGSEHQINSQATAAELHIVHYDSDSYNSLSEAAQRPQGLAVLGILIEVGETKNPAYEHILSHLHEIRYKDQYTSVPPFNVRELLPPVLAHYFHYNGSLTTPPCYQSVLWTVFSRRAQISMDQLEKLQETLFSTEKEPSTLLVQNYRAPQPLNQRMVFASFIQAESLYTTGEMLSLGVGILAGCLCLLLAVYFIARKIRKKMSGNRKSVVFTSAQVTEA, encoded by the exons ATGAGG CCCCACGGATATGAGCAGCCTGGCACCAAGCCTTTGGAGCTGCACAATAATGGCCACACAG TGCAGCTCTCTCTACCCCCCACCATGTATCTGGAGGGGCTTCCCCAGAAATATGTAGCTGCCCAGCTCCACCTCCACTGGGGTCAGAAAGGATCCCCGAGGGGGTCAGAGCACCAGATCAACAGTCAAGCCACAGCTGCAGAG CTCCACATCGTACATTATGATTCAGATTCCTATAACAGCTTGAGTGAGGCTGCCCAGAGGCCTCAGGGCCTGGCTGTCTTGGGCATCCTCATTGAG GTGGGTGAGACTAAGAATCCAGCTTATGAACACATTCTGAGTCATTTGCATGAAATCAGGTATAAAG ATCAGTACACCTCAGTGCCCCCCTTCAACGTGAGAGAGCTGCTCCCCCCAGTGCTGGCACATTACTTCCACTACAATGGCTCACTCACCACGCCCCCCTGCTACCAGAGTGTTCTCTGGACAGTCTTCAGCCGAAGGGCCCAGATTTCAATGGATCAG CTGGAAAAGCTTCAGGAGACACTGTTCTCTACAGAGAAGGAACCCTCTACACTCCTGGTACAGAACTACCGAGCCCCACAGCCTCTCAATCAACGGATGGTCTTTGCTTCTTTCATCCAAG CAGAATCCTTGTACACCACAG gtGAAATGCTGAGCCTAGGAGTAGGAATCTTGGCTGGCTGCCTCTGCCTTCTGCTGGCTGTTTATTTCATTGCTAGGAAGATTCG GAAGAAGATGTCGGGTAACCGGAAGAGTGTGGTCTTCACCTCAGCACAAGTCACTGAGGCATAG
- the CA14 gene encoding carbonic anhydrase 14 isoform X3: protein MQAFYLVPFLSFSSLVLKLQPHGYEQPGTKPLELHNNGHTVQLSLPPTMYLEGLPQKYVAAQLHLHWGQKGSPRGSEHQINSQATAAELHIVHYDSDSYNSLSEAAQRPQGLAVLGILIEVGETKNPAYEHILSHLHEIRYKDQYTSVPPFNVRELLPPVLAHYFHYNGSLTTPPCYQSVLWTVFSRRAQISMDQLEKLQETLFSTEKEPSTLLVQNYRAPQPLNQRMVFASFIQAESLYTTGEMLSLGVGILAGCLCLLLAVYFIARKIRKKMSGNRKSVVFTSAQVTEA, encoded by the exons ATGCAGGCTTTCTATCTAGTCCCCTTCCTCTCATTCAGCTCTCTTGTCCTCAAACTACAG CCCCACGGATATGAGCAGCCTGGCACCAAGCCTTTGGAGCTGCACAATAATGGCCACACAG TGCAGCTCTCTCTACCCCCCACCATGTATCTGGAGGGGCTTCCCCAGAAATATGTAGCTGCCCAGCTCCACCTCCACTGGGGTCAGAAAGGATCCCCGAGGGGGTCAGAGCACCAGATCAACAGTCAAGCCACAGCTGCAGAG CTCCACATCGTACATTATGATTCAGATTCCTATAACAGCTTGAGTGAGGCTGCCCAGAGGCCTCAGGGCCTGGCTGTCTTGGGCATCCTCATTGAG GTGGGTGAGACTAAGAATCCAGCTTATGAACACATTCTGAGTCATTTGCATGAAATCAGGTATAAAG ATCAGTACACCTCAGTGCCCCCCTTCAACGTGAGAGAGCTGCTCCCCCCAGTGCTGGCACATTACTTCCACTACAATGGCTCACTCACCACGCCCCCCTGCTACCAGAGTGTTCTCTGGACAGTCTTCAGCCGAAGGGCCCAGATTTCAATGGATCAG CTGGAAAAGCTTCAGGAGACACTGTTCTCTACAGAGAAGGAACCCTCTACACTCCTGGTACAGAACTACCGAGCCCCACAGCCTCTCAATCAACGGATGGTCTTTGCTTCTTTCATCCAAG CAGAATCCTTGTACACCACAG gtGAAATGCTGAGCCTAGGAGTAGGAATCTTGGCTGGCTGCCTCTGCCTTCTGCTGGCTGTTTATTTCATTGCTAGGAAGATTCG GAAGAAGATGTCGGGTAACCGGAAGAGTGTGGTCTTCACCTCAGCACAAGTCACTGAGGCATAG
- the APH1A gene encoding gamma-secretase subunit APH-1A, whose amino-acid sequence MGAAVFFGCTFVAFGPAFALFLITVAGDPLRVIILVAGAFFWLVSLLLASVVWFILVHVTDPSDARLQYGLLIFGAAVSVLLQEVFRFAYYKLLKKADEGLASLSEDGRSPISIRQMAYVSGLSFGIISGVFSVINILADALGPGVVGIHGDSPYYFLTSAFLTAAIILLHTFWGVVFFDACERRRYWTLGLVVGSHLLTSGLTFLNPWYEASLLPIYAVTISMGLWAFITAGGSLRSIQRSLSCRRQEDSQVMVYSALRIPPED is encoded by the exons ATGGGGGCCGCAGTGTTTTTCGGATGCACTTTTGTCGCTTTCGGCCCGGCCTTTGCGCTTTTCTTGATCACTGTAGCCGGGGACCCGCTTCGTGTCATCATTTTGGTTGCAGG GGCATTTTTCTGGCTGGTCTCTCTGCTCTTGGCTTCTGTGGTCTGGTTCATTTTGGTCCATGTGACTGACCCGTCAGATGCCCGGCTCCAGTATGGCCTCCTGATTTTTGGTGCTGCGGTCTCCGTCCTTCTACAGGAGGTGTTCCGCTTTGCCTACTACAAGTTGCTTAA gAAGGCAGATGAGGGGTTAGCATCGCTGAGTGAGGACGGAAGATCACCCATCTCCATCCGCCAGATGGCCTATG tttCTGGTCTTTCCTTCGGTATCATCAGTGGTGTCTTCTCTGTTATCAATATTTTGGCTGATGCACTTGGGCCAGGTGTAGTTGGGATCCATGGAGATTCACCCTATTACTTCCTGACTTCAG CTTTTCTGACAGCAGCCATCATTCTGCTCCATACCTTTTGGGGAGTTGTGTTCTTTGATGCCTGTGAGAGGAGACGGTACTGGACTTTGGGCCTGGTGGTTGGGAGTCACCTACTGACATCAGGACTG ACATTCCTGAACCCTTGGTACGAGGCCAGCCTGCTGCCCATCTATGCAGTCACTATTTCCATGGGGCTCTGGGCCTTCATTACAGCTGGAGGGTCCCTCCGAAGTATCCAGCGCAGCCTCTCGT GCCGACGGCAGGAGGACAGTCAGGTGATGGTGTATTCTGCCCTGCGCATCCCACCCGAGGATTGA
- the C3H1orf54 gene encoding uncharacterized protein C1orf54 homolog isoform X1 — protein sequence MIQSASGRGIPQPSPREELLQLTALEEGHRRRQKYEDEEGLEEDDYYQVIYYYTVTPNYDDFGANFTVDYSIFESEDRLNKLDKKMKADESTISGKAELADHQRPVTVKPVTMETQSPAMNQAVSSLQCPVSFLLSWALLQGWMYFT from the exons ATGATCCAGTCAGCAAGTGGGAGGGGAATTCCACAACCATCCCCCAGAGAGGAGTTGCTGCAGCTCACTGCTTTGGAGGAGGGCCATAGGCGGA GACAAAAATATGAAGATGAAGAAGGACTAGAAGAGGATGATTATTATCAGGTGATCTATTATTACACAGTCACCCCCAATTATG ATGactttggtgcaaatttcactgTTGATTACTCCATATTTGAGTCAGAGGACAGGCTG AACAAGttggataagaaaatgaaagcagaTGAATCTACCATTAGTGGTAAAGCAGAACTTGCAGACCATCAGAGGCCTGTAACAGTGAAACCAGTGACAATGGAAACA CAGAGTCCAGCTATGAACCAGGCTGTATCCAGTCTTCAGTGTCCTGTTTCCTTCCTCCTGTCCTGGGCCCTCCTTCAGGGGTGGATGTATTTCACGTAG
- the C3H1orf54 gene encoding uncharacterized protein C1orf54 homolog isoform X5, with the protein MIQSASGRGIPQPSPREELLQLTALEEGHRRRQKYEDEEGLEEDDYYQVIYYYTVTPNYDDFGANFTVDYSIFESEDRLNKLDKKMKADESTISGKAELADHQRPVTVKPVTMETEREG; encoded by the exons ATGATCCAGTCAGCAAGTGGGAGGGGAATTCCACAACCATCCCCCAGAGAGGAGTTGCTGCAGCTCACTGCTTTGGAGGAGGGCCATAGGCGGA GACAAAAATATGAAGATGAAGAAGGACTAGAAGAGGATGATTATTATCAGGTGATCTATTATTACACAGTCACCCCCAATTATG ATGactttggtgcaaatttcactgTTGATTACTCCATATTTGAGTCAGAGGACAGGCTG AACAAGttggataagaaaatgaaagcagaTGAATCTACCATTAGTGGTAAAGCAGAACTTGCAGACCATCAGAGGCCTGTAACAGTGAAACCAGTGACAATGGAAACA gagagagaaggCTGA
- the C3H1orf54 gene encoding uncharacterized protein C1orf54 homolog isoform X2, which produces MIQSASGRGIPQPSPREELLQLTALEEGHRRRQKYEDEEGLEEDDYYQVIYYYTVTPNYDDFGANFTVDYSIFESEDRLNKLDKKMKADESTISGKAELADHQRPVTVKPVTMETSPAMNQAVSSLQCPVSFLLSWALLQGWMYFT; this is translated from the exons ATGATCCAGTCAGCAAGTGGGAGGGGAATTCCACAACCATCCCCCAGAGAGGAGTTGCTGCAGCTCACTGCTTTGGAGGAGGGCCATAGGCGGA GACAAAAATATGAAGATGAAGAAGGACTAGAAGAGGATGATTATTATCAGGTGATCTATTATTACACAGTCACCCCCAATTATG ATGactttggtgcaaatttcactgTTGATTACTCCATATTTGAGTCAGAGGACAGGCTG AACAAGttggataagaaaatgaaagcagaTGAATCTACCATTAGTGGTAAAGCAGAACTTGCAGACCATCAGAGGCCTGTAACAGTGAAACCAGTGACAATGGAAACA AGTCCAGCTATGAACCAGGCTGTATCCAGTCTTCAGTGTCCTGTTTCCTTCCTCCTGTCCTGGGCCCTCCTTCAGGGGTGGATGTATTTCACGTAG
- the C3H1orf54 gene encoding uncharacterized protein C1orf54 homolog isoform X3, whose amino-acid sequence MDVLFVAILAVPLILGQKYEDEEGLEEDDYYQVIYYYTVTPNYDDFGANFTVDYSIFESEDRLNKLDKKMKADESTISGKAELADHQRPVTVKPVTMETQSPAMNQAVSSLQCPVSFLLSWALLQGWMYFT is encoded by the exons ATGGATGTCCTCTTCGTAGCCATCCTTGCTGTGCCACTTATTCTGG GACAAAAATATGAAGATGAAGAAGGACTAGAAGAGGATGATTATTATCAGGTGATCTATTATTACACAGTCACCCCCAATTATG ATGactttggtgcaaatttcactgTTGATTACTCCATATTTGAGTCAGAGGACAGGCTG AACAAGttggataagaaaatgaaagcagaTGAATCTACCATTAGTGGTAAAGCAGAACTTGCAGACCATCAGAGGCCTGTAACAGTGAAACCAGTGACAATGGAAACA CAGAGTCCAGCTATGAACCAGGCTGTATCCAGTCTTCAGTGTCCTGTTTCCTTCCTCCTGTCCTGGGCCCTCCTTCAGGGGTGGATGTATTTCACGTAG
- the C3H1orf54 gene encoding uncharacterized protein C1orf54 homolog isoform X6, translating to MDVLFVAILAVPLILDDFGANFTVDYSIFESEDRLNKLDKKMKADESTISGKAELADHQRPVTVKPVTMETQSPAMNQAVSSLQCPVSFLLSWALLQGWMYFT from the exons ATGGATGTCCTCTTCGTAGCCATCCTTGCTGTGCCACTTATTCTGG ATGactttggtgcaaatttcactgTTGATTACTCCATATTTGAGTCAGAGGACAGGCTG AACAAGttggataagaaaatgaaagcagaTGAATCTACCATTAGTGGTAAAGCAGAACTTGCAGACCATCAGAGGCCTGTAACAGTGAAACCAGTGACAATGGAAACA CAGAGTCCAGCTATGAACCAGGCTGTATCCAGTCTTCAGTGTCCTGTTTCCTTCCTCCTGTCCTGGGCCCTCCTTCAGGGGTGGATGTATTTCACGTAG
- the C3H1orf54 gene encoding uncharacterized protein C1orf54 homolog isoform X4 gives MDVLFVAILAVPLILGQKYEDEEGLEEDDYYQVIYYYTVTPNYDDFGANFTVDYSIFESEDRLNKLDKKMKADESTISGKAELADHQRPVTVKPVTMETSPAMNQAVSSLQCPVSFLLSWALLQGWMYFT, from the exons ATGGATGTCCTCTTCGTAGCCATCCTTGCTGTGCCACTTATTCTGG GACAAAAATATGAAGATGAAGAAGGACTAGAAGAGGATGATTATTATCAGGTGATCTATTATTACACAGTCACCCCCAATTATG ATGactttggtgcaaatttcactgTTGATTACTCCATATTTGAGTCAGAGGACAGGCTG AACAAGttggataagaaaatgaaagcagaTGAATCTACCATTAGTGGTAAAGCAGAACTTGCAGACCATCAGAGGCCTGTAACAGTGAAACCAGTGACAATGGAAACA AGTCCAGCTATGAACCAGGCTGTATCCAGTCTTCAGTGTCCTGTTTCCTTCCTCCTGTCCTGGGCCCTCCTTCAGGGGTGGATGTATTTCACGTAG